A single region of the Streptomyces sp. NBC_00425 genome encodes:
- a CDS encoding serine/threonine-protein kinase, which yields MGTEGDGSTARVIAGRYRLEARLGRGGMGVVWRATDELLGRSVAVKELTQDDTLSDEEARERRDRTLREARAVAQLRHPHVIVVHDVVVEDERPYIVMELLDGGSLADRIAEHGPLAPDEAARIGIALLGALRAAHEAGVLHRDIKPANVLLERDGDRIVLTDFGIAQVSGATTLTQTGSFVGSPEYTAPERMSGARTGAESDLWSLGALLCTALSGESPFRRDSLGGILHAVVFAEIRTPPQAGPLLPVVRGLLERDPDRRLGGAEAERLLRAFLDTGCTPTPVSSDYTPTQADLPRPQSEKAARERSTRSVLVAALLVAAMAGAGVSGAALLMKGDGDGGRPPVSSAPAVSVSGSGRPASGSPSAPVSSAPSPAASLTPTRTPSAPSGYRVAEDPAGFALAVPEDFTRVPQGERVFYMSPGQVFRLGVKVSGASPDGPLAVMERAAAQGADTNPGYHDGRVTETSQGGRPAALWQFTWNGFSAAEGPRHTFDLCWEEGGRLYDVWVSAPLGKVREAREYFDVAVDTFVVG from the coding sequence ATGGGGACCGAGGGGGACGGGAGTACCGCACGGGTCATCGCGGGCCGTTACCGGCTGGAGGCGAGACTCGGGCGCGGCGGCATGGGTGTCGTGTGGCGGGCGACGGACGAGCTGTTGGGACGGAGTGTCGCGGTCAAGGAGCTGACCCAGGACGACACGCTCTCCGACGAGGAGGCCCGCGAACGGCGCGACCGGACGCTGCGCGAGGCGCGTGCGGTCGCCCAGCTGCGCCACCCGCATGTCATCGTCGTGCACGACGTCGTCGTGGAGGACGAACGCCCGTACATCGTGATGGAGTTGCTGGACGGCGGCTCGCTCGCCGACCGGATCGCCGAGCACGGCCCGCTGGCACCGGACGAGGCGGCCCGGATCGGCATCGCCCTGCTCGGCGCCCTGCGCGCGGCGCACGAGGCCGGGGTGCTGCACCGGGACATCAAACCCGCGAACGTCCTGCTGGAACGTGACGGCGACCGGATCGTCCTCACCGACTTCGGCATCGCGCAGGTCTCGGGCGCCACCACGCTCACCCAGACCGGCTCGTTCGTCGGCTCGCCCGAGTACACCGCGCCGGAGCGGATGTCCGGGGCGCGCACCGGCGCGGAGTCCGACCTGTGGTCGCTGGGCGCGCTGCTGTGCACGGCGTTGAGCGGCGAATCCCCCTTCCGGCGGGATTCGTTGGGCGGCATCCTGCACGCCGTCGTGTTCGCCGAGATCCGTACGCCCCCGCAGGCCGGGCCGCTGCTGCCGGTCGTCCGGGGTCTACTGGAGCGCGATCCGGACCGGCGGCTCGGCGGGGCGGAGGCGGAGCGGCTGCTGCGCGCCTTCCTCGACACCGGGTGCACGCCGACGCCGGTGTCGTCCGACTACACGCCGACACAGGCCGACCTGCCCCGGCCGCAGTCCGAGAAGGCCGCCCGGGAGCGCTCCACGCGCAGTGTGCTGGTGGCCGCCCTGCTGGTCGCCGCGATGGCCGGCGCGGGCGTGTCGGGGGCGGCGCTGCTGATGAAGGGGGACGGTGACGGAGGGCGCCCGCCCGTGAGTTCGGCGCCGGCGGTCTCCGTGAGCGGGTCGGGGCGCCCGGCGAGCGGGTCCCCGAGCGCGCCGGTGTCGTCCGCTCCGTCGCCCGCCGCCTCGCTCACGCCGACCCGTACGCCGTCCGCGCCCTCCGGTTACCGGGTGGCCGAGGACCCCGCCGGGTTCGCGCTCGCCGTGCCGGAGGACTTCACGCGCGTGCCGCAGGGCGAGCGGGTGTTCTACATGTCGCCGGGGCAGGTCTTCCGGCTCGGCGTCAAGGTCTCCGGCGCGTCGCCGGACGGCCCGCTCGCCGTCATGGAGCGGGCCGCCGCCCAGGGAGCGGACACCAACCCGGGCTATCACGACGGCCGGGTCACCGAGACCAGTCAGGGCGGACGGCCCGCCGCCCTCTGGCAGTTCACCTGGAACGGCTTCAGCGCGGCGGAGGGCCCCCGGCACACCTTCGACCTGTGCTGGGAGGAGGGCGGGCGGCTGTACGACGTGTGGGTCTCGGCGCCGCTCGGGAAGGTGCGGGAGGCGCGGGAGTACTTCGACGTCGCGGTCGACACCTTCGTCGTCGGGTGA
- a CDS encoding protein kinase, producing the protein MDDYAGRVLADRYRLPLPLSDEYEHESRAFDTYSGQEVLVRQVPLPEVVEAEVLDAEGLPEGFTARDRGARRPGTRNAGEASGTRRPADPVVRRAMEAAQAAAGIPDHPRLDQVFDVFAQGGSLWIVSELVAARPLSALLAEKALSPYRAAEVASDVLMALRVLHAHGWVHRNITARTVLVCDDGRVMLTGLAVGAAEEALCGYDPVPAENTTTGGTDRAGDQARGGAAPVEPAGTGGHPPHGVSAGPGGGAGVGRGPGMPRTGAVDAEAARRAAIEARASGARPVPAGEPSDVGGASGAVARRAPVETGGDIRAARAGAIAAYRAGARAAARVQEAQEAQQNGRAALPGARTPSDGEPAALGGSPPGQIADPYGVQGAPVPGPARYGTPQQTHASLAPHSGQGPQATPGGPAGEARTGARWDGPPTAASGAGAGRGPATALAAERARQARMAVVGPVTERWAPEQAGPVHENWQLAAPIGPATDLWALGALLFRSVQGHAPYPEESTAELVQMVCAEPPAFAEECGPLRPVVESLLRQDPTDRPDFEELRGWLRSLVRSAPEPEAGTHVVVAPPADPRRLPIVRRKGELVRRRRAGLPASHGRHKRGRSEPDRSPRSLGRTLVVLVLLVLAAAIAYAMLFMPKAGEDDAAGTDGGRRAGATGTPAGQAPHASSEPRPDQTAPADGVSGSPSSSSAQATQTDGSGAGVADGFTLRKDGAGFQIAVANGWSRTPKNGRGQVRYGHGDFELIVVPGRDSTSGNGSDPMVYQREKESELQPYRASSWATASGLRTTTVGTRTMAEGQFTWTDGDGRKLYVRNLAILIAGRYHVVQVRGPEAERDEVTRLYEQAAATYQYTG; encoded by the coding sequence GTGGACGACTACGCGGGTCGGGTACTCGCCGACCGCTACCGCCTGCCGTTGCCGCTGTCGGACGAGTACGAGCACGAGAGCCGGGCCTTCGACACCTACAGCGGGCAGGAAGTCCTGGTCCGCCAGGTGCCGTTGCCGGAGGTCGTCGAGGCGGAGGTGCTCGACGCCGAGGGACTGCCCGAGGGGTTCACCGCCCGTGACCGCGGGGCGCGGCGACCGGGGACGCGCAACGCCGGCGAGGCGTCCGGGACACGCCGGCCGGCCGATCCCGTCGTGCGGCGCGCGATGGAGGCCGCGCAGGCCGCGGCGGGCATCCCCGACCATCCACGGCTCGACCAGGTCTTCGACGTGTTCGCCCAGGGCGGCTCGCTGTGGATAGTGAGCGAACTGGTCGCGGCGCGCCCGCTGTCGGCCCTGCTGGCCGAGAAGGCGCTGTCGCCGTACCGGGCGGCCGAGGTCGCCTCCGACGTGCTCATGGCGCTGCGGGTGCTGCACGCACACGGGTGGGTGCACCGGAACATCACCGCCCGCACGGTGCTCGTCTGCGACGACGGACGGGTCATGCTGACCGGACTCGCGGTCGGCGCGGCGGAAGAGGCGCTGTGCGGGTACGACCCGGTGCCGGCCGAGAACACGACGACGGGCGGGACGGACCGGGCGGGCGATCAGGCCCGCGGCGGCGCGGCCCCCGTCGAGCCCGCGGGTACGGGCGGCCACCCGCCGCACGGTGTGAGCGCCGGACCCGGCGGTGGCGCAGGAGTCGGCAGGGGCCCCGGCATGCCCCGGACCGGGGCGGTGGACGCCGAGGCCGCTCGGCGGGCCGCCATAGAGGCGCGGGCGTCCGGCGCACGGCCGGTGCCGGCCGGCGAGCCCTCCGACGTGGGCGGGGCCTCCGGCGCCGTGGCGCGCAGAGCCCCCGTGGAGACCGGCGGGGACATCCGGGCCGCGCGGGCCGGGGCGATCGCCGCGTACCGCGCCGGGGCACGGGCCGCGGCCCGCGTGCAGGAGGCCCAGGAGGCGCAGCAGAACGGCCGCGCGGCGCTGCCCGGCGCCCGCACCCCGTCCGACGGCGAACCCGCGGCCCTGGGCGGCAGCCCTCCCGGACAGATCGCCGACCCCTACGGCGTACAGGGCGCGCCCGTGCCCGGTCCCGCGCGGTACGGCACCCCTCAGCAGACGCACGCATCGCTCGCCCCCCACTCCGGGCAGGGCCCGCAGGCGACGCCGGGCGGCCCGGCGGGCGAGGCGCGTACCGGCGCCCGCTGGGACGGGCCGCCGACCGCGGCGTCCGGCGCGGGCGCCGGGCGCGGCCCCGCCACCGCGCTGGCGGCCGAGCGGGCCCGGCAGGCACGCATGGCCGTCGTCGGGCCCGTCACCGAGCGGTGGGCGCCCGAGCAGGCCGGGCCGGTCCACGAGAACTGGCAGCTGGCCGCCCCGATCGGTCCCGCCACCGATCTGTGGGCGCTCGGTGCGCTGCTCTTCAGGTCCGTCCAGGGCCACGCGCCGTACCCGGAGGAGTCGACGGCCGAGCTGGTGCAGATGGTGTGCGCCGAGCCGCCCGCCTTCGCCGAGGAGTGCGGACCGCTGCGGCCGGTCGTGGAGTCGCTGCTGCGCCAGGACCCCACCGACCGCCCCGACTTCGAGGAATTGCGGGGCTGGCTGCGCTCGCTGGTGCGGTCCGCGCCGGAGCCCGAGGCGGGCACGCACGTCGTCGTCGCGCCGCCCGCCGATCCGCGCCGCCTGCCGATCGTCCGCCGCAAGGGCGAACTGGTACGCCGACGGCGCGCCGGACTGCCCGCGTCGCACGGACGGCACAAGCGGGGCCGTTCCGAGCCGGACCGCTCGCCCCGCAGCCTGGGCCGCACCCTGGTCGTGCTGGTCCTGCTGGTGCTGGCGGCGGCGATCGCCTACGCCATGCTGTTCATGCCCAAGGCCGGCGAGGACGACGCCGCCGGCACGGACGGCGGGCGACGGGCCGGGGCCACCGGGACGCCGGCCGGCCAGGCTCCCCACGCCAGCAGCGAACCCCGGCCCGACCAGACCGCGCCGGCCGACGGCGTCTCCGGATCCCCGTCGTCCTCGTCGGCACAGGCGACCCAGACCGATGGGTCCGGAGCGGGCGTCGCCGACGGCTTCACCCTCCGCAAGGACGGGGCGGGCTTCCAGATCGCCGTGGCGAACGGCTGGTCACGCACGCCGAAGAACGGCCGGGGTCAGGTCCGCTACGGGCACGGCGACTTCGAGCTGATCGTCGTGCCGGGGCGGGACAGCACGTCCGGGAACGGCAGCGACCCGATGGTCTACCAGCGGGAGAAGGAGAGCGAGCTCCAGCCGTACCGCGCCTCCAGTTGGGCGACGGCGTCCGGGCTGCGCACGACGACCGTGGGCACGCGGACCATGGCCGAGGGCCAGTTCACCTGGACCGACGGCGACGGTCGCAAGCTGTACGTCCGCAACCTCGCGATCCTGATCGCCGGGCGGTACCACGTCGTCCAGGTCAGAGGGCCGGAAGCCGAACGGGACGAGGTCACGCGGCTGTACGAGCAGGCGGCGGCCACCTACCAGTACACCGGCTGA
- a CDS encoding serine/threonine-protein kinase, with the protein MSHHGGVGPVPDDTTSFVLQPPNPNANPHPRPLPVPVPHANPLPHPHPHAAPGTEPSQTVPSQEPSRTPVDRAAQEPGVGRLVAGRYRLLAKLGHGGMGTVWRAKDETVDREVAVKEPRVPDHLPERERDKAFERMRREARAAARLDHPAVVGVHDVAVVDGRPWIVMELVRGRSLGDALQEGTLGTREAARIGLEVLGALEAAHAAGILHRDVKPDNVLLGRYDRVVLTDFGIAQIEGETNLTDTGGFVGSPEYIAPERVLGRRPGPAADLWSLGVVLYAATEGVSPFRRSNTPATLQSVLNAAPAPPAAAHGPLAEVVDGLLQKEPAHRPTAARVRELLEAAANPPAPQAPQAPQAVSPPEAPRVRRRPGRAVWIGLGAAVVAAAAAAYLVFADPFAGPLPDGWTTKPEKSVTATLAVPDSYVRSEPEKTAAADDHWVGYTDPSGAISVVLRVDRRAQDAGHRIKDSAAAQMYADNGDFKESGSYPLDMPKGPGTRTDDNATFHGRKAAGNTVVYTTDDSRQPAPRELRILYYKSTAGDMYKLMIGYPGKGDFTARGREVARTAIAHLEIDRP; encoded by the coding sequence ATGAGTCACCACGGGGGAGTCGGGCCCGTGCCCGACGACACGACGAGTTTTGTTCTGCAACCGCCGAACCCGAACGCGAACCCGCATCCACGGCCGCTTCCGGTTCCGGTTCCGCACGCGAACCCGCTCCCGCACCCGCACCCGCACGCGGCCCCGGGGACCGAGCCGTCACAGACCGTGCCGTCGCAGGAGCCGTCGCGGACGCCGGTGGACAGGGCGGCGCAGGAGCCCGGCGTCGGCAGGCTCGTCGCGGGACGCTACCGGCTGCTCGCCAAGCTCGGGCACGGCGGCATGGGCACCGTGTGGCGCGCCAAGGACGAGACCGTGGACCGCGAGGTCGCCGTCAAGGAACCCCGCGTGCCGGACCACCTTCCCGAACGTGAACGGGACAAGGCGTTCGAGCGGATGCGGCGCGAGGCACGGGCCGCGGCGCGGCTCGACCACCCGGCCGTGGTCGGCGTCCACGATGTCGCCGTCGTCGACGGCCGGCCGTGGATCGTGATGGAGCTGGTCCGCGGACGTTCGCTCGGCGACGCCCTGCAGGAAGGCACGCTCGGGACGCGCGAGGCGGCCCGCATCGGCCTGGAGGTGCTCGGCGCGCTGGAGGCCGCGCACGCGGCCGGCATCCTGCACCGGGACGTCAAACCGGACAACGTGCTGCTCGGCCGGTACGACCGGGTCGTCCTCACCGACTTCGGCATCGCCCAGATCGAGGGCGAGACCAACCTGACCGACACCGGGGGCTTCGTCGGCTCGCCCGAGTACATCGCGCCCGAGCGGGTGCTGGGCCGGCGTCCCGGGCCCGCCGCCGACCTGTGGTCCCTGGGCGTGGTGCTGTACGCGGCGACCGAGGGCGTGTCGCCGTTCCGCCGCAGCAACACCCCGGCCACCCTGCAGTCCGTCCTCAACGCGGCGCCCGCACCGCCGGCCGCCGCGCACGGGCCGCTCGCCGAGGTCGTCGACGGCCTGCTGCAGAAGGAACCGGCGCACCGTCCGACGGCCGCGCGGGTGCGGGAGCTGCTCGAGGCCGCCGCGAACCCGCCCGCGCCGCAGGCCCCGCAGGCCCCGCAGGCAGTCTCGCCCCCGGAGGCGCCGCGCGTCCGGCGCCGGCCCGGCCGCGCGGTCTGGATCGGGCTCGGCGCCGCGGTCGTCGCGGCGGCTGCAGCGGCGTACCTGGTGTTCGCCGACCCGTTCGCGGGACCGCTGCCGGACGGCTGGACGACGAAGCCCGAGAAGAGCGTCACCGCGACGCTGGCCGTGCCCGACAGCTATGTGCGCAGCGAACCCGAGAAGACCGCCGCCGCCGACGACCACTGGGTCGGCTACACCGACCCCAGTGGCGCGATCTCGGTCGTCCTGCGGGTGGACCGCAGGGCGCAGGACGCCGGCCACCGGATCAAGGACTCCGCGGCGGCCCAGATGTACGCCGACAACGGGGACTTCAAGGAGTCCGGCAGCTACCCGCTCGACATGCCGAAGGGGCCCGGCACCCGCACGGACGACAACGCGACCTTCCACGGTCGCAAGGCCGCCGGGAACACCGTCGTCTACACCACGGACGACAGCCGGCAGCCGGCCCCGCGCGAGCTGCGGATCCTGTATTACAAGTCCACCGCCGGCGACATGTACAAGCTCATGATCGGCTATCCGGGCAAGGGTGACTTCACCGCCCGCGGCCGCGAGGTGGCCCGCACCGCGATCGCCCACCTGGAGATCGACCGGCCCTAG
- a CDS encoding serine/threonine-protein kinase: MQGQLLSGRYRLADAIGSGGMGRVWRAHDELLHRAVAIKELTAALYVAESDQAVLLARTRAEARAAARINHSAVVTVHDVLEHDGRPWIVMELVEGRSLADAVKEDGRVEAAEAARIGLWVLRALRAAHSAGVLHRDVKPGNVLLSHDGRVLLTDFGIAQIDGDTTITRTGEVVGSVDYLAPERVRGHDPGPSSDLWALGATLYTAVEGRSPFRRTSPLTTLQAVVEEEAAEPRHAGPLGPVISALLRKDPAARPGIAEAEQLLAEAAEGRRPHGAQAYVPTQYGGPDPGTGGHRTASRSGSHPTPATSYVPAGPEAATPVPGHPVTGPTTVGPAHIGQVPAHVGQGPTHTVQGAPAGPAAEPPRRRRRLRSLVLVVAVAALVGGGTAVVLQKWDQGQSQTVDPGAASGSPSPTSTATSAAEGAVPDSWQPVDDPLGFGLALPKGWERKVYQDDGDLQQVDYSPDGGEHFVRIALDKSPDFSDPYAHQVDLEQQLKRLVDYERVTLEKNLYRDRAGSEWEYTWTALAKDTAFPGPRRAIEETYVARNGAEYVIYMSSPAGDWATTARQFRSVLQSWREPTA, translated from the coding sequence ATGCAGGGCCAGCTCCTGTCCGGGCGCTACCGGCTCGCCGACGCCATCGGGAGCGGCGGCATGGGCCGGGTGTGGCGTGCCCACGATGAGCTGCTGCACCGGGCTGTCGCCATCAAGGAGCTGACCGCCGCGCTCTACGTCGCGGAGAGCGACCAGGCCGTGCTGCTGGCGCGGACCAGGGCGGAGGCCCGGGCGGCCGCCCGGATCAACCACTCCGCCGTGGTCACCGTCCATGACGTGCTCGAGCACGACGGCCGGCCGTGGATCGTGATGGAGCTGGTCGAGGGCCGTTCGCTGGCCGACGCCGTCAAGGAGGACGGCCGCGTCGAGGCCGCGGAGGCCGCCCGGATCGGCCTGTGGGTGCTGCGCGCGCTGCGCGCCGCGCACTCCGCCGGCGTACTGCACCGCGACGTCAAGCCCGGCAACGTGCTCCTCTCGCACGACGGACGGGTCCTCCTCACCGACTTCGGCATCGCCCAGATCGACGGCGACACCACCATCACACGCACCGGCGAGGTCGTCGGCTCCGTCGACTACCTGGCCCCGGAGCGGGTGCGCGGCCATGATCCCGGCCCGTCCTCCGACCTGTGGGCGCTGGGCGCGACGCTGTACACGGCGGTCGAGGGACGGTCGCCGTTCCGGCGCACCTCGCCGCTGACCACCCTGCAGGCCGTGGTCGAGGAAGAGGCCGCCGAACCGCGGCACGCCGGCCCGCTCGGCCCCGTCATCAGCGCCCTGCTGCGCAAGGACCCGGCCGCCCGCCCCGGCATCGCCGAGGCAGAGCAGCTTCTCGCCGAGGCGGCCGAGGGACGGCGTCCGCACGGGGCCCAGGCGTATGTGCCCACGCAGTACGGCGGACCCGACCCGGGTACGGGAGGGCACCGCACGGCGTCCCGCTCCGGGTCCCACCCGACACCCGCCACCTCGTACGTTCCCGCCGGCCCGGAGGCGGCGACGCCGGTACCGGGCCATCCCGTGACCGGCCCCACCACCGTGGGCCCGGCACACATCGGCCAGGTCCCGGCGCACGTGGGCCAGGGGCCGACGCACACCGTCCAGGGTGCACCGGCCGGGCCCGCGGCGGAGCCGCCCCGGCGGCGTCGTCGGCTGCGCTCCCTCGTGCTGGTGGTGGCCGTCGCCGCGCTGGTCGGCGGGGGGACGGCCGTGGTCCTGCAGAAATGGGACCAGGGGCAGTCGCAGACCGTCGACCCCGGGGCAGCGTCGGGCTCGCCGAGCCCGACGAGCACCGCCACCTCCGCCGCGGAGGGCGCCGTGCCCGACTCCTGGCAGCCCGTCGACGACCCGCTGGGCTTCGGGCTCGCGCTGCCCAAGGGCTGGGAGCGCAAGGTGTACCAGGACGACGGCGACCTCCAGCAGGTCGACTACTCGCCCGACGGCGGCGAGCACTTCGTCCGCATCGCCCTCGACAAGTCCCCCGACTTCAGCGACCCGTACGCGCACCAGGTCGACCTCGAGCAGCAGCTCAAGAGGCTGGTCGACTACGAGCGGGTCACCCTCGAGAAGAACCTCTACCGCGACAGGGCGGGCTCCGAGTGGGAGTACACCTGGACCGCGCTGGCCAAGGACACCGCCTTCCCCGGGCCGCGCCGCGCGATCGAGGAGACGTACGTGGCCCGCAACGGCGCCGAGTACGTGATCTACATGTCGTCGCCCGCCGGTGACTGGGCCACCACGGCCAGGCAGTTCAGATCCGTACTGCAGAGCTGGCGCGAGCCCACGGCGTAG